Below is a window of Candidatus Thermokryptus mobilis DNA.
TCAAAATTAACATATCCTTCGCCTCATCTATATAACCGAGCTCCTTTAACTTCTGAACGAAATCCTCAAATGTAAATTTATCGTCAAAAAGTTCATTTTCTTCGCCTATTGCTCTCATCCACTCAAGCGCCTCACGAACATCACCGCTTGTCTTCAAAAGAAGATAACTGAAAAGGGATAACAATTGCTGTAACCTTTGTTCGTCAGTCATTGACTGTTCAGTCCATTTTGAATACCTTATGAACATCGCCAAGTTGAAAATTTAATTTTTAATCGCCAAGCCCATAAATTTGTTTGAATTCGCCATAACTCATTCGTTTCATCTCAAAAATGTTGTCAACCCTTGTGTAAAAATTTCCACCAAGTCGTCCTATAACTTTTAATTTCATCGGGTTCACAACTCCATCCTCAAAGACCTCATCTTTTATATGAAATAAAACGACTTCACCAAAAACAACGGAATTGGGCGAATCACCAAGTTCAACAATTTTTAAAACTTTACATTCAAGATTTATCGGCGATTCAGCGATTCTGGGGGATTTCACAATCTCAGATGCGACGGGCGTTAAGCCAGCAAACTCCGCTTCACTAACACCGAATGGAAAATCAACAGCACATATATTCATCTTCTCCGCTATGTTCTCAGTTACAATGTTAACCACAAAATCACCACTATATTCAATGTTTTTCAATGTATCCTTTTTGTCCCCATCTCTTTTACGATCAATTGAAATATAGATTATCGGTGGTTTTGAACTTATACCGCCAAAAAAACTAAAAGGAGCAACATTCACGAAACCATTCTCACCGATTGTTGAAACGAGTGCTATTGGTCTTGGAATAACCGCACTTATCAAAAGTTTATACACCTGCGACTTTGAAAGCGTCTTTGGATCAACTTTCATTTCCCCTCTTCCCCTTTGTTTATAACGATCTCATTAAAAAAGGGGTTATATCTTTTTTCCTTGCCGACAGTTGTTGATGGTCCATGTCCTGGGTAAACAACGACATCATCATCAAGGACGAAAATTTTATCTTGAATTGATTTTATTATCTCCTCAAACGAACCACCTGGTAAATCAGTCCTGCCGATCGTCCCGGAAAACAAGGTGTCACCGCTAAACAAGACTTTCTCCTTCTCCTCATATAGACAAATGCTCCCAAGCGTATGACCTGGCGTATGAATCACCTTTAAATTTAGGTTTCCAACCTCAATTATATCTCCATCATTTAAAATTATATCTGGCTTTATCCCTTCTATCCTGAAAGGAATTTCATAAACGACTGATTTAGGGTCTTCAAGAAGGCGAGCGTCTCTTTCATGGATTGCGACCTTGGCTGATGTCAAGCGGACAATTTCAGCGTCATCTGCGATGTGGTCCCAGTGCCCGTGTGTATTAATAAGGCAAAGTATTTCGCAATCATATTTCTTCGCTTCTTCAACTATAACTGAAGCTGAATCTTTTGGCGCATCAATCACAACCGCATACCCGCTTTTCTCATCAATAACAAGGTAACCGATAGTTAAAAGAGGTCCTGATTCAAACGCTTTAATTATCATCCGACTTAAACCAAATTTATTTTTAAAATTCCTCCCTCGTCCTGCTTGAAAAAATGCTAACAACCATATCTTTATAAGAGCTCACATTGTCAACCTCATCCTTCGCTATCCTTGAAAATTGATGCAATCCATCAAGAACAAATTCCATCGCCGTAGCCATCGCATATTTATCGCTTTCATCAATTTTCAAATACTTCTTCACGACTTCCTTCAAACCCTTAACTTTGCAAAGTTCAGAATAAAAATCATCTATAGGCATCTCATCTGAAATTTCAATTTTATTCCCATTTTCAAACCAAGCTATTATTTGAGCATACTCTTGATGGCTTGACTGCGTTTGCTGTTTTCCTTTTTCCTCATAGTGATACCTTGTCTTCGGCAGAGGGTCTGGGAAATATTTCCTGAAAACTTCCCGTATTGCCTTCCCTATCAACGCTTTACTCACCTTAACACTTCCCTCCTGCTCGCCCTCAAACACAAGCTCTATCTTCCCCGTTATCCCAGGTAAAACGAAATTCAAATCACAAATCCTCGGATAAACGATCTCCTCATCATACTTTATCGCTCTCCTTTCAGCGTTGCTAACAAGATTTTCCATGCACGAAATCGTTAATCTTGCGCTAACACCCGATTTTTGATCTACAAATTCACTCGTCCTGGCTTGAAAGGCGATCTGCTCTATTATCTCTTTGAAATAATGTGGTATCACAACTTTCTTACCCGAATCCCTATTTATCCATGCCTCCTGCTCAGTTATCTTGATCCCATCTTCAATTGTTCTTGGATAGTGAGTTAAAATTTGAGAGCCGATTCTGTCCTTCAGCGGAGTGATTATATTTCCACGGTTGGTGTAATCCTCTGGATTTGCCGTAAAAATTATCATTATGTCAAGCGGTATCCTTATATTGAAACCTCTTATTTGAATATCGCGCTCCTGCATTATATTGAACAGACCAACCTGTATCCTTGGTTGAAGATCAGGAAGTTCATTTATGACGAAAATCCCTCGGTTTGTCCTCGGAATTATACCCCAATGGATCACACCTTCATGAGAATAATAAAGTTTTTGCGTCGCTGCTTTTATAGGGTCAATGTCCCCAATCAGGTCAGCAATTGTCACATCGGGCGTCGCAAGTTTTTCACCATACCTTCTTTCCCTGGGAAGCCATTCAATTTCAACATCATCCCCGTATTCCTTTACAAGGTCAACACATCTTTTACAAAGCGGTTTGTAAGGATTATCGTTTATCTCACATCCTTTTATTATCGGTATAACCTCATCAAGCAAATTGACAAACATCCTTGCTATTTTTGTTTTCGCTTGCCCACGCAAGCCAAGTAAAATGATATCATGTTTTGAAAGTATTGCATTTATTATAGCAGGAATGACCGTCTTTTCATACCCAACAATCCCCGGGAAAAGAACCTCGTTGTTCTTTATCTTTTGAATGACATTTTTCCTCAATTCCTCCTTCACGGGAAGAACTTTATATCCAGACCTTTTTAACTCGCCTATGGTTGATGGAAGTTTCATCTTTAACTTTTAAATTTGTTTTGTTGTAAATTTTTTTAAACCAAAAAACGCTCAAAGTTGAAATGGATAAAATTTTAATCATAAGGTTAAGCTCAATCGGTGACATCGTCCTATCAAGCACACTTATAAGATTACTTCGCAAAAAATTTCCAAACGCAAAAATTAATTTCGTAGTCAAAAAGGAATTTTCAGAACTCCTGAAATTTAACCCTTATTTGACGAATGTTATTGAGTTTGATGCCAGCAAAGGTTTCAAAGAGCTGTTGAAATTAAAGAAGCAAATTTTAAAAGAAAGGTATGAGCTTATAATTGACATTCACAACAATTTAAGAAGCATTTTTCTTAGAACTTTTTCAGGTGCGAAGGTTGTGAAGATAAACAAGCGAATCTTCAAAAGATTTCTACTTGTAAAATTTAAAATCAATTTATACAAAAATGCAATTCCTGTCGTAGAAAGATACATTGAACCTGTCCAACAATTTTCTATCAAAAATGATAACCAAGGCGTTGAGCTTTTTGTTCCTAATGATGCGATTGAATCAGCAAAATCTAAAACTGCTTTTTCAAACTCAAATATTTACATCGCTATTGCGCCCTCAGCTAAACATGAAACAAAAAGATGGCTTGCTGAAAGATTCGCAGAGCTCGGAGATAAGCTTACAGAAAAGTTTAACGCCAAAATAATTTTGCTTGGAGCTTCTGAAGATACTGAAAGATGCAACAAGGTTGAAAATATGATGAAACATAAACCAATAAATCTATGTGGCAAGACGACACTACTTGAATCAGCTGCAATACTATCGCTGTGCAAGCTACTCGTCACAAATGATTCTGGGCTTATGCATATCGGTTCGGCCATGAAGACAAAAATAGTTGCAATCTTTGGTTCAACAGTCAAAGAATTTGGCTTCTTCCCGTATGGGACAGAAAGCATAGTTATTGAAAAACCCGTCAAATGCAGACCCTGCTCACATATTGGAAGGGATAAGTGTCCAAAGGGACACTTCAAGTGTATGATGGATATTGAAGTTGAAGAAGTATTTCAAGCGTGCGTGAAATTATT
It encodes the following:
- a CDS encoding flavin reductase family protein, with the protein product MKVDPKTLSKSQVYKLLISAVIPRPIALVSTIGENGFVNVAPFSFFGGISSKPPIIYISIDRKRDGDKKDTLKNIEYSGDFVVNIVTENIAEKMNICAVDFPFGVSEAEFAGLTPVASEIVKSPRIAESPINLECKVLKIVELGDSPNSVVFGEVVLFHIKDEVFEDGVVNPMKLKVIGRLGGNFYTRVDNIFEMKRMSYGEFKQIYGLGD
- a CDS encoding MBL fold metallo-hydrolase; amino-acid sequence: MIIKAFESGPLLTIGYLVIDEKSGYAVVIDAPKDSASVIVEEAKKYDCEILCLINTHGHWDHIADDAEIVRLTSAKVAIHERDARLLEDPKSVVYEIPFRIEGIKPDIILNDGDIIEVGNLNLKVIHTPGHTLGSICLYEEKEKVLFSGDTLFSGTIGRTDLPGGSFEEIIKSIQDKIFVLDDDVVVYPGHGPSTTVGKEKRYNPFFNEIVINKGEEGK
- a CDS encoding sigma 54-interacting transcriptional regulator; the protein is MKLPSTIGELKRSGYKVLPVKEELRKNVIQKIKNNEVLFPGIVGYEKTVIPAIINAILSKHDIILLGLRGQAKTKIARMFVNLLDEVIPIIKGCEINDNPYKPLCKRCVDLVKEYGDDVEIEWLPRERRYGEKLATPDVTIADLIGDIDPIKAATQKLYYSHEGVIHWGIIPRTNRGIFVINELPDLQPRIQVGLFNIMQERDIQIRGFNIRIPLDIMIIFTANPEDYTNRGNIITPLKDRIGSQILTHYPRTIEDGIKITEQEAWINRDSGKKVVIPHYFKEIIEQIAFQARTSEFVDQKSGVSARLTISCMENLVSNAERRAIKYDEEIVYPRICDLNFVLPGITGKIELVFEGEQEGSVKVSKALIGKAIREVFRKYFPDPLPKTRYHYEEKGKQQTQSSHQEYAQIIAWFENGNKIEISDEMPIDDFYSELCKVKGLKEVVKKYLKIDESDKYAMATAMEFVLDGLHQFSRIAKDEVDNVSSYKDMVVSIFSSRTREEF
- the waaF gene encoding lipopolysaccharide heptosyltransferase II, encoding MDKILIIRLSSIGDIVLSSTLIRLLRKKFPNAKINFVVKKEFSELLKFNPYLTNVIEFDASKGFKELLKLKKQILKERYELIIDIHNNLRSIFLRTFSGAKVVKINKRIFKRFLLVKFKINLYKNAIPVVERYIEPVQQFSIKNDNQGVELFVPNDAIESAKSKTAFSNSNIYIAIAPSAKHETKRWLAERFAELGDKLTEKFNAKIILLGASEDTERCNKVENMMKHKPINLCGKTTLLESAAILSLCKLLVTNDSGLMHIGSAMKTKIVAIFGSTVKEFGFFPYGTESIVIEKPVKCRPCSHIGRDKCPKGHFKCMMDIEVEEVFQACVKLLKPELGQSSG